A genome region from Synchiropus splendidus isolate RoL2022-P1 chromosome 5, RoL_Sspl_1.0, whole genome shotgun sequence includes the following:
- the slc9a5 gene encoding sodium/hydrogen exchanger 5: MLILLGLVLGGIVLLANKKQVYQLEPALFFLFLLPTIVGDAGYFMPARLFFDNLGAILTYAVVGTLWNAFCTGLCLYAAKLLGVIDQRVQAGLMEFLLFGALISAVDPVAVLAVFEEVHVNEMLFIIVFGESLLNDAVTVVLYKVYISFVEVGVENVQTADYFKGVASFLIVSVGGTLVGLVFAVLLGFITRFTKKVRIIEPLFVFLLVYLAYLTAELFSLSAILSMTFCGIGANKYVEANISQKSRTTVKYTMKTLASIAETIIFIFLGISAVDKSKWAWDTGLVSCTLVFIFVFRAMGVVGQTWVLNRFRLVPLDKIDQVVMSYGGLRGAVAFALVVLLDGQQVKAKDYFVATTIVVVFFTVMFQGLTIKPLVKWLKVPRSTNRKPTINEEIHERAFDHILAAVEDIAGLQGYHHWRDKWEQFDKKYLSKLLLRKSVYRKSELWEAYQKINIRDAISVIDQGGNVLTSARLSLPSMASRASFPEVTNVTNYLRENGSGVCLDLQVIDNIPGAKVEEGVETHHVLAENLYKPRRRYQSPYSRHFMALGDQERQEREVFQRNMRRRMESYKSSRYKRHKKERSFRKSRGSDVKEDGGDKPRRNVSWHDKDPVVVPVESEEEKGDVSDPEKEEDVGITFTAQKVETPKPRPKSVPPALDSSKSPTEAPVSPASSISLLPWKGGVSSPPPCVSLESTKIIPVDLQQAWNQSISSLESISSPPPASEPVHPRVGVLARLGAARPASYSPPSSVETRASSSSAPVVGTSNPFPLKKKRGKEDEHMSAKEMQPLMSPPPHPPPPPPPGPVPDATSRRNPRVFLRSLVKAPSTGEQHSRGPTQL, from the exons ATGCTGATCCTGCTGGGTCTGGTTCTGGGTGGGATCGTGTTGCTGGCCAATAAGAAGCAGGTGTACCAGCTGGAGCCcgccctcttcttcctcttcctgctgccCACCATTGTGGGTGACGCTGGCTACTTCATGCCCGCACGCCTCTTCTTCGACAACCTTGGCGCCATCTTGACCTACGCCGTGGTCGGGACCCTGTGGAACGCCTTCTGCACCGGACTCTGCCTCTACGCTGCCAAGCTGCTGGGGGTCATAG ACCAGCGTGTGCAGGCGGGGCTGATGGAGTTCCTGCTGTTCGGGGCTCTGATCTCAGCGGTGGATCCAGTCGCTGTCCTGGCCGTGTTTGAGGAGGTCCACGTCAACGAGATGCTGTTCATCATTGTGTTCGGAGAGTCGCTGCTCAACGATGCTGTTACTGTG GTTCTGTACAAAGTCTACATCTCATTTGTGGAGGTCGGAGTGGAGAACGTTCAGACAGCTGATTACTTTAAAGGAGTCG CGTCTTTCCTCATTGTCAGTGTAGGCGGGACCCTGGTGGGTCTGGTGTTCGCCGTCCTCCTCGGCTTCATCACACGCTTCACCAAAAAGGTCCGGATCATCGAGCCTCTCTTCGTCTTCCTCCTGGTCTACCTGGCCTACCTCACTGCCGAGCTCTTCTCGCTGTCGGCCATCTTGTC AATGACTTTTTGTGGAATCGGAGCCAACAAATACGTGGAAGCCAACATTTCCCAGAAGTCCCGGACCACGGTGAAGTACACGATGAAGACGCTGGCCAGCATCGCAGagaccatcatcttcatcttcttgggCATCTCTGCGGTGGACAAGTCCAAGTGGGCCTGGGACACGGGCCTGGTGTCCTGCACCCTCGTCTTCATCTTCGTCTTCAGGGCCATGG GGGTCGTCGGTCAGACTTGGGTCCTGAACCGCTTCCGCCTGGTACCGCTGGATAAGATCGACCAGGTGGTGATGTCGTACGGTGGCCTGAGGGGGGCAGTGGCGTTCGCTCTGGTGGTGCTGCTGGACGGCCAGCAggtcaaagccaaagattactTTGTGGCCACGACGATAGTGGTGGTCTTCTTCACCGTCATGTTCCAG GGTCTGACCATAAAGCCGTTAGTCAAGTGGCTGAAGGTTCCTCGCTCCACCAACAGGAAGCCCACCATCAACGAGGAGATCCATGAGAGG GCCTTTGATCACATCCTGGCAGCAGTGGAGGACATTGCTGGTCTGCAGGGTTACCATCACTGGAGAGACAA gtgggAGCAGTTCGATAAGAAGTACCTGAGCAAGCTGCTGCTCAGGAAGTCCGTTTACAGGAAGAGTGAACTCTGGGAAGCTTATCAGAAGATCAACATCCGAGACGCCATCAGCGTCATAGATCAG ggTGGAAACGTCCTGACATCGGCCCGGCTGTCTCTCCCGTCCATGGCCAGCAGAGCTTCGTTCCCTGAGGTCACTAACGTCACCAACTACCT ACGTGAGAACGGCAGCGGCGTGTGTCTGGACCTGCAGGTCATCGACAACATCCCCGGGGCCAAAGTGGAGGAGGGCGTGGAGACGCACCACGTCCTGGCGGAGAACCTGTACAAACCCAGGAGACGG TACCAGTCCCCCTACAGCCGGCACTTCATGGCTCTCGGGGACCAGGAGCGCCAGGAGCGTGAGGTCTTCCAGAGGAACATGAGGCGCCGCATGGAGTCCTACAAGTCGTCACGTTACAAGCGGCACAAGAAGGAGCGAAGCTTCCGGAAG AGTCGGGGATCGGACGTgaaagaagatggaggagacaAGCCGAGGCGTAACGTCAGTTGGCATGACAAAG ATCCAGTGGTGGTTCCTGTGGAGTccgaggaggagaagggagacGTGTCTGAcccagagaaggaggaggacgtcGGCATCACCTTCACTGCGCAGAAGGTGGAGACGCCAAAACCTCGACCCAAATCAG TCCCACCAGCTCTGGACTCCAGCAAGAGTCCGACAGAAGCTCCAGTCTCACCGGCAAGCAGCATCAGCCTCCTGCCATGGAAGGGGGGAGTGAGTTCTCCTCCCCCatgcgtctctctggagtccaCCAAGATCATCCCAGTGGATCTTCAGCAGGCGTGGAACCAGAGCATCTCCTCCTTAGAGAGCATCTCCTCGCCACCGCCTGCATCCGAGCCCGTCCACCCTCGGGTTGGCGTCCTGGCAAGACTGGGCGCCGCCCGTCCCGCCTCTTACTCCCCCCCGAGCAGCGTGGAGACCAGAGCCTCTTCCTCCAGTGCTCCAGTGGTGGGAACATCTAACCCTTTCCCACTGAAGAAGAAACGAGGGAAGGAGGACGAACACATGTCTGCGAAGGAGATGCAGCCGCTCATGTCCCCCCCTCCACATCCCCCTCCCCCGCCGCCCCCAGGCCCCGTCCCTGACGCCACTAGCAGGCGGAACCCAAGGGTGTTTCTCCGGAGCTTGGTGAAAGCGCCCTCCACTGGAGAGCAGCACAGCCGAGGACCCACGCAGCTTTAA